The genomic DNA ATCGTATCATCGTACTGTATGGCGGCGAGATCATGGGCATCGTCAACAACGACGAGGTCACGATTGAGCAATTGGGTCTTATGATGGCAGGTGAGCGAAACGTAGTGTAGTTGGTTATAGGCCTGTCGGTGGGGCGTGCCTTAGCGACAGGAAATACGAAATTGTATTGTAAGGAGATCAACCTATGAGACTGGCAAGGCGCATGTCTCGCCTTGGTACTGAAACGGCCTTTGAAGTGTTAGCCAGGGCCAAAGCCCTGGAAGCTCAGGGACGCGACATTATCCATCTCGAGATCGGTGAGCCCGATTTTGACACACCGGCCAACATCGTGGCTGCCGGCACTGAAGCCCTGCAGAGCGGCTATACGCATTACACCCCTTCCAATGGCATGTTGCCATTAAGGGAAGCCATTGCCGAGGAAGTATCCAGCACCAGGGGCATCTCTGTTACTCCCGAGCAGGTCGTCGTGGTGCCTGGTGGAAAACCGATCATGTTTTTTGCATTGCTGGCGCTCTGCGGCCAGGGCGACGAGGTGGTCTATCCCAATCCCGGGTTTCCCATCTACGAGTCTATGATCAATTTTGTCGGTGCCCGGCCAGTAGCCCTTCGGCTTGGCATGGAAAAGGAGTTCAGCTTCGATCCAGAGGAGCTGAGGGCCCTGGTAACCGATCGAACCCGGTTGATAATCCTCAACTCGCCAGCCAATCCCACGGGTGGCGTCCTCTCGAAGGCCGATCTGGACCAGGTCGCAGAGCTGGCGCTCGAAAAGCAGATACCGGTCTTATCCGATGAGATATACAGCCGGATTCTGTATGACGGGGAGTTCACCAGCGTGGCCAGCGTGCCCGGCATGGAAGAGCTGGCCATCATACTCGATGGGTATTCGAAAACCTATGCCATGACCGGCTGGCGCCTGGGTTATGGGGTCATGCCGGTGTTCCTGGCCCAACAGATGGCGAAATTGATGGTGAATTCCAACTCTTGCACGGCTGCCTTCACCCAAATGGCAGGGATCGAGGCTCTGACCGGACCTCAGGATGGGGTGGACGCGATGGTAGAGGCTTTTCGCCGGCGACGGGATTTGATCGTCGATGGCCTGAACGCCATCCCGGGCTTTCGATGCCTGTCTCCCAAGGGGGCCTTCTACGCCTTTCCCAACATAGAGGGCACTGGCCGGACCAGCCAGGAACTGGCCGATATCCTGCTGGATGAGGCCGGAGTCGCTGCATTGGCCGGACCATGTTTCGGTGAGCACGGAGAGGGCTTTCTGCGATTCTCCTACGCCAACTCCGAGGAAAATATCGGCAAAGCATTGGTCCGGATCAGGGAGACTGTTGAACGATTGTAAGGTTAAGACCGAGGACCGCGGTCGGCAGACCGCAGAAGGCGTTGGACGCCGAATCAGCAGCGGTCGGCGGTCAGACGACGGCAGGGGATCGTGCCAACTACATAACATCAGTTAAGGAGGTTGACTCATGACCAAGGACCGGATGGCGCTCTATTTGCAGGACGCCCACGAACTTTCAGAGGGCATCGAACTGTGCAAATACGCCGAGTCAAAGGGATTCGAGGCGGTATGGCAGGCGGAAAGCCGGTTGGTGCGGGATGCGATCGTGCCGATGGCCGCCTTTGCTTCTCATACATCGACTCTTAAAGTGGGCAGCGGCGTTACGAACAACTGGACACGCAACATCGGTCTGCTGGCGGCCACCTTTCTCACGCTGGACGATCTGGCGCAGGATCGTATTATCTGCGGTATTGGCGCCTGGTGGGACCCGCTGGCAAAAAAGGTAGGCATCGAACGACGGAAACCACTCAAGGCTATGCGGGAGACGGTCGAGGTGTTCCGCCGTCTGCTCAACATGGAAACGGTCACCTTTCACGGTGAGTTTCACTATGTGGATGGAATCAAGCTCGATGTGGTGCATGGACGCAAGGAAGCGCGCAACGTGCCCATTTATATCGGGGCGACCGGCATGAAGATGATGGAATTGACCGGTGAAATCGCCGATGGTGTTGTGCTCAACTATCTGGTGAATCCCGCTTACAACCTGCGAGCCATGGATGCCCTGGAGAAAGGCGCGAAGAAGGGGGGGCGTTCCATCGATGACATTGATCGCCCCCAGTTGATGATCTGCTCGGTAGATCATGATCGCAAGAAGGCCCTGAATGGCGCTCGCAAGATGATGACCCAGTACCTTGGGCAGCAGCCGCATCTCATGAAGGCAAGCGGGGTGAGCCAGGAACTGCTGGACGAGATCCATCAGGTGCTCACCTGGCCGGCAACCGACGAGCAGATCGAGTCGGCCATGCATCTGGTTCCCGACGACGTGGTGCAGATGTGTACTGCCAGTGGGTCTCCCGAAGAGGTCAAGACCAAGGTGCGCGAGTACATGGACAACGGCTGTACCTGTCCGATCCTCTATCCCCTGGGTGATCCCTGGTTGATGATCGACATTTTCAGCGAAGGCTATAGCGACTAATGGACCCATGAAGGGGTTTTGCTTTCACGGAGGTCGCATTCTCAAATGCGACCTCCGCGATCCCCTGAAACTCCGACCCTTTGAGTAATTGTCGATGGTTAATGGTCATTGGTCAACCGGGCGGAGAGGTGTTGCCGGTACCTGCAACCTTGCGACCCTCTGGTATCTGACCCTCTGAAACTCTGGCAATCATTCCCCGGACAGTGCTTCGAGCAACAAGCGGCGCACCACGTCGGGATCGGCCTGCCCCCGGGTTTCCCGCATGACCTGTCCCATAAACCAGCCCACCAGGGAGGTCTTGCCTTCCCGGCAGCGGCGGACCTCGTCGGGATTCTCAGCCAATACGGTTGCCACAACCTGGTTGAGCCGGTCTGTATCGGAAACCTGGGCCAGGCCTTTCTCCTGCACAATGATCGCTGGTGAGCGCCCTGTGCCTGCCATCTCCTTGAGTACCTGTTTGGCCGTGTTGCGGTTGATCGCACCTTGATCGACAAGTGTCTGTAGATCGGCCAGATCATCCGGTTGCGCCAGTAGTTGCCCGATCGTCATCTCGCCGGTGTGCAACAGCGCAAAGAGTTCCCCGCTGATCCAGTTGGCCATGGTTCTGGCAGAGCCTTCATAGGCGGCTGCGGCAAGCTCGAACCAATCGGCCACGGCGCGTTCGGCAACCACGACATCGGCCTCTTGCCTGCTCAGGCCATAATCGGTCTCGAAGCGCCCTTGCCTGGCATCGGGAAGCTCCGGCAGCGTGGCGCGAAGTTCCTCGATCCATGCCGGGCTGAGTTCCAGCGGCGGCAGATCGGGTTCGGGAAAATAACGGTAGTCGTCGCTGCTCTCCTTGGTGCGTTGCAGTACAGTCTGGCGCCGGTTTTCATCCCAGCCGACGGTCACCTGGGCAACCTGCTCACCCCTCTCCAACAGGTCAATCTGGCGATCGATCTCGTAGGCAATGGAATCCCGCACAGCTCTGAAGGAGTTGAGGTTTTTGACCTCCACCTTGGTACCGAATTCGCCCCGGGCCGCCTGATCCATAGTGCGGATCGAAAGATTGACCTCGCAACGCATGGCGCCCTTCTCCATATCGCCCGAGTTGACGCCCAAATAACGCAGAATGCTGCGCAGCTTGGCCAGATAGCGGTAGGCCTCGTCGGCGCTGCGCATCTCAGCATCGGTGACGATTTCCATCAGGGGAACGCCCGCTCGATTCAGATCGACCAGGCTGTGCTGATCGACGTGAACGAGCTTGCCCGTATCTTCTTCGAGGTGCGCCCGACGGATGCCAATGCGTTTTTCGGAGCCGTCATCCGCCTGGATCATCAACCAGCCATCGGTGCACAATGGCAGCTCGTACTGGCTGATCTGATATCCCTTGGGCAGATCAGGGTAGTGATAGTTCTTGCGCGCGAAAACACTGAATGGGGCAATCTGGCAGTTCAGAGCCAGCCCGGTTCGCAGGGTCTGTTCGATGGCGTGCTGGTTGATCACCGGCAGTACACCGGGCATGCCGAGACATACCGGGCAAACGTGGCTGTTTGGCGAGGCCTGCCAGTAGCCGGTGCTGCAAGCGCAGAACATCTTTGATCTGGTCTGTAATTGAGCGTGAAGCTCCATGCCGATAACGGATTCGTATTTGTTCATATGCATTAACAAATCTCATGTCACCATGTCACCATGTCATCATGTCATGACTCCGCATCTCGACATGTCGGTATCTTGACATCTTGACCTGTTGACATATTGGCAGCAGAATATTGGACCCTCCGATGCGGCTTCGCACTTATTTCTGCCGGCCGTCTACTCCTTAAAAAACTGCTTCAGGGCATCATCGAACTTGTTGCGCTTGCGGTTTTCGTCGTCGGCCAGCCGCCTCGCCACGGCATCGGTGTCCAATGCTTCTTCCGATTCCGTTTGCACCCTGTCGAAAGCATCGCTAAGCTGTCTGGGCTTTCGCCGCGATATCTGAAGCGTCCTGCCGTCCCAGAGAAGGTATAGCTGTTCCCCGCTCTTGAACGGTGTCCCCTCAGGCAAGCGAATATTGCGTTCTTTATCGACCGTGACGATAGTTCGCAATCGGGTCATGGTTTGCTCCTGCTGAGATATCAGATAATCGATGCCGATCTGTCCAAATAGTTGATGTTACGCAGTCAGCATCCTGGTAATTTGTTTCAGGCTGCACCCTTCGACAGGCTCAGGATGCAGGTTTCTGGGACAGGTCTGTGTGCGGTCTGTTCTTTCAGGCTGCACCCTTCGACAGGCTCAGGATGCGCCAACCCTGTTCGCACTTTCTTCGCAACCGATCCGTCGAAAATCACCCTGAGTGAATTTCCCTTGAGCCATTCTCAATACGCGATCTGCGTAACTCCAGGAAATAGGTCGTCTGATCTAGCCGTGCCGGCGCACGAAGTGGTGCATGCGCTGCAAAGCCTCTTCGATATTGGCCATGGAAGTGGCGTATGAACAGCGCACAAAACCTGTGCCTGCCTGGCCAAAGGCTGTTCCTGGCACGACCGCGACCTCTTCCTCTTCCAGCAGGGTCCAGGCGAAGGTGTCCTCGTCCATGCCGCTGATTTCTACGTTGGGAAAGGCGTAGAAAGCCCCTTGCGGCTCGAAGGTGCTAAGGCCGATTTCGTTGAGGCCATCGACGATCAGCCGCCTGCGGCGGTCGTAGTGCCCGCGCATTTCCTGCACAGCATCCTCGGCCCGGGGATCGGTCAGCGCCTGCACCGAGGCGGCCTGGGCGGTTGTTGGCGCTGACATGATGGTGTATTGGTGGATCTTTCGCATGGCTGCCAGAAGATCGGCCGGCGCACAGGTGTAACCGATCCGCCATCCAGTCATGGCGTAGTTCTTGCTCAGGCCGCCCAGCAACAGGGTTCGATCTCTCATGCCTGGAAGACCGGCAAAACATGTGTGCCTGTGATCACCGTAGACGAGGCGGTCATAGATCTCATCGGAGATGACGAGGAGATCATGTTGCTCGGCAACCTGGGCGATCTCCTCCATGCGCGTCCGGCTCAACA from Chloroflexota bacterium includes the following:
- a CDS encoding aminotransferase class I/II-fold pyridoxal phosphate-dependent enzyme, giving the protein MTNRISEKVVTIPPSGIRKFFDIAATMENVISLGIGEPDFVTPDVILQAGIASLRRGETGYTSNSGTIELREAIAAKIFALYGVSYNPEEEVLVTVGVSEALYLALNAILNPGDQVIVPQPCFVSYTSEVVLAGGEPVIVDARFENNFEVTAADIEAVITPRTRALLIGYPNNPTGAVLSRTRMEEIAQVAEQHDLLVISDEIYDRLVYGDHRHTCFAGLPGMRDRTLLLGGLSKNYAMTGWRIGYTCAPADLLAAMRKIHQYTIMSAPTTAQAASVQALTDPRAEDAVQEMRGHYDRRRRLIVDGLNEIGLSTFEPQGAFYAFPNVEISGMDEDTFAWTLLEEEEVAVVPGTAFGQAGTGFVRCSYATSMANIEEALQRMHHFVRRHG
- a CDS encoding pyridoxal phosphate-dependent aminotransferase yields the protein MRLARRMSRLGTETAFEVLARAKALEAQGRDIIHLEIGEPDFDTPANIVAAGTEALQSGYTHYTPSNGMLPLREAIAEEVSSTRGISVTPEQVVVVPGGKPIMFFALLALCGQGDEVVYPNPGFPIYESMINFVGARPVALRLGMEKEFSFDPEELRALVTDRTRLIILNSPANPTGGVLSKADLDQVAELALEKQIPVLSDEIYSRILYDGEFTSVASVPGMEELAIILDGYSKTYAMTGWRLGYGVMPVFLAQQMAKLMVNSNSCTAAFTQMAGIEALTGPQDGVDAMVEAFRRRRDLIVDGLNAIPGFRCLSPKGAFYAFPNIEGTGRTSQELADILLDEAGVAALAGPCFGEHGEGFLRFSYANSEENIGKALVRIRETVERL
- a CDS encoding LLM class flavin-dependent oxidoreductase — protein: MTKDRMALYLQDAHELSEGIELCKYAESKGFEAVWQAESRLVRDAIVPMAAFASHTSTLKVGSGVTNNWTRNIGLLAATFLTLDDLAQDRIICGIGAWWDPLAKKVGIERRKPLKAMRETVEVFRRLLNMETVTFHGEFHYVDGIKLDVVHGRKEARNVPIYIGATGMKMMELTGEIADGVVLNYLVNPAYNLRAMDALEKGAKKGGRSIDDIDRPQLMICSVDHDRKKALNGARKMMTQYLGQQPHLMKASGVSQELLDEIHQVLTWPATDEQIESAMHLVPDDVVQMCTASGSPEEVKTKVREYMDNGCTCPILYPLGDPWLMIDIFSEGYSD
- the gatB gene encoding Asp-tRNA(Asn)/Glu-tRNA(Gln) amidotransferase subunit GatB, encoding MNKYESVIGMELHAQLQTRSKMFCACSTGYWQASPNSHVCPVCLGMPGVLPVINQHAIEQTLRTGLALNCQIAPFSVFARKNYHYPDLPKGYQISQYELPLCTDGWLMIQADDGSEKRIGIRRAHLEEDTGKLVHVDQHSLVDLNRAGVPLMEIVTDAEMRSADEAYRYLAKLRSILRYLGVNSGDMEKGAMRCEVNLSIRTMDQAARGEFGTKVEVKNLNSFRAVRDSIAYEIDRQIDLLERGEQVAQVTVGWDENRRQTVLQRTKESSDDYRYFPEPDLPPLELSPAWIEELRATLPELPDARQGRFETDYGLSRQEADVVVAERAVADWFELAAAAYEGSARTMANWISGELFALLHTGEMTIGQLLAQPDDLADLQTLVDQGAINRNTAKQVLKEMAGTGRSPAIIVQEKGLAQVSDTDRLNQVVATVLAENPDEVRRCREGKTSLVGWFMGQVMRETRGQADPDVVRRLLLEALSGE